A single Actinomadura algeriensis DNA region contains:
- a CDS encoding uroporphyrinogen decarboxylase/cobalamine-independent methonine synthase family protein, which produces MADTFKFRIDHHGSLVRPAEVLNARARHAAGELDDTGLRAVEDEAITESARYQRRLRMSVATDGEFRRADFRGAILGLVGGIRPTGDTDKYGRPRWAVDGELKASGPLIADGYDGVKKTAGTAAPKATLPSPAYLAATCYDPAMSTAAYPSAIEFGEALARIVRDEIELLIARGVRLVQLNNFRYASYVFDRGGQPLTLDEAVAIDSIAVDVRDKPEDVRIGMCPTHRADPVNRDAAARLFGGLPVDRWVLPYDKGTEAELDLLRAVPADRDAALGIVDPTVAELEDVETIMQRMDAAAELKDIEDIAVLPSAGFSDVAGGGKISADDQRRKLIHVETIARMCWGNEL; this is translated from the coding sequence ATGGCCGACACCTTCAAGTTCCGCATCGACCACCACGGCAGCCTCGTCCGGCCCGCCGAGGTGCTGAACGCGCGCGCCCGGCACGCCGCCGGCGAACTGGACGACACGGGCCTGCGCGCCGTCGAGGACGAGGCGATCACCGAGTCCGCCCGGTACCAGCGAAGGCTGCGCATGTCCGTCGCCACCGACGGCGAGTTCCGGCGCGCGGACTTCCGCGGCGCGATCCTCGGCCTCGTCGGCGGGATCCGCCCGACCGGCGACACCGACAAGTACGGACGGCCCCGCTGGGCCGTCGACGGCGAGCTCAAGGCGAGCGGCCCGCTCATCGCCGACGGGTACGACGGGGTCAAGAAGACGGCGGGGACCGCCGCGCCCAAGGCCACCCTGCCGTCCCCGGCCTACCTCGCCGCCACCTGCTACGACCCCGCGATGTCCACCGCGGCCTACCCGAGCGCGATCGAGTTCGGCGAGGCCCTCGCCCGGATCGTCCGGGACGAGATCGAGCTGCTCATCGCGCGCGGCGTCCGGCTCGTCCAGCTGAACAACTTCCGGTACGCGTCGTACGTGTTCGACCGGGGCGGGCAGCCGCTGACGCTCGACGAGGCCGTCGCCATCGACTCGATCGCGGTGGACGTGCGCGACAAGCCGGAGGACGTCCGCATCGGCATGTGCCCGACCCACCGCGCGGACCCGGTGAACCGCGACGCGGCCGCGCGCCTGTTCGGCGGCCTGCCCGTCGACCGCTGGGTGCTGCCGTACGACAAGGGCACCGAGGCCGAACTCGACCTCCTGCGCGCCGTCCCCGCCGACCGCGACGCCGCCCTCGGCATCGTCGACCCCACGGTCGCCGAGCTGGAGGACGTCGAGACGATCATGCAGCGGATGGACGCCGCCGCCGAGCTGAAGGACATCGAGGACATCGCGGTGCTGCCCAGTGCCGGCTTCTCCGACGTCGCGGGCGGCGGGAAGATCTCCGCCGACGACCAGCGCCGCAAGCTGATCCACGTCGAGACGATCGCCCGCATGTGCTGGGGCAACGAACTCTAG
- a CDS encoding dipeptide/oligopeptide/nickel ABC transporter permease/ATP-binding protein: MNHSLLRRAARRPAALGAGAFLLLLIAVAAAAPLVAPYDPLEQNYDALLRGPSAEHLLGTDELGRDTLSRLLFGARVALLVAFGAVGVAMVIGVPLGLLLGYLGGWWDRLGSRAMDVSDALPGMLLGFAVIAILGRGMGTLMLAIGLIFCMSFARMTRAVTLAEREKVYLDAARVAGLRTPEIMFRQVLPNLAGPLVVQAAVYMGAAIGVESALSFLGLGLEASEPSWGGMLSVAAAEQARQPFLPFPPGLAIVATVLAFNFVSDGIGDALAGGRGHAKPARRGRPRKDVPKPAVAKPAPADAAVDATVEAGAVPVLEVRDVTVELERSGTEPVPLVRDARLMVGRAEVVGLVGESGSGKSMLARAVLGLLPPATRLAAGSVRLEGREIAGMPEKALRDVRGRGVSVVFQDPMTALSPVHTIGRQLGEPLRVHFGMSKAAARVRAAELLHRVGVENPKGRLGDYPHQFSGGMAQRVAIAIALAAQPRLLIADEATSALDVTTQSQVIDLLLGLRDELDMAILMITHDLGVVAESCDRAAVMYAGEIVETGAVRELFDRPRHPYTAALLAADPSGEAEVDRLPTIPGGVPLAGEWPAGCHFANRCAFAREDCMTRPVPIVGDVRCLRAEELTLEVAER; this comes from the coding sequence ATGAACCATTCACTGCTGCGGCGCGCCGCGCGGCGGCCCGCGGCGCTCGGGGCCGGCGCGTTCCTGCTGCTGCTGATCGCGGTGGCGGCCGCCGCCCCGCTGGTCGCGCCGTACGACCCGCTGGAACAGAACTACGACGCGCTCCTGCGGGGCCCGTCGGCCGAGCATCTGCTCGGCACCGACGAGCTGGGCCGCGACACCCTCAGCCGGCTGCTGTTCGGGGCGCGGGTCGCGCTGCTGGTGGCGTTCGGCGCGGTCGGCGTCGCCATGGTGATCGGCGTGCCGCTCGGGCTGCTCCTGGGCTACCTCGGCGGCTGGTGGGACCGGCTCGGCTCGCGGGCCATGGACGTCTCCGACGCGCTGCCGGGCATGCTGCTCGGCTTCGCCGTCATCGCCATCCTGGGGCGCGGCATGGGCACGCTGATGCTGGCGATCGGGCTGATCTTCTGCATGAGCTTCGCCCGGATGACGCGCGCGGTGACGCTCGCCGAACGCGAGAAGGTGTACCTCGACGCCGCCCGCGTCGCCGGGCTGCGCACCCCGGAGATCATGTTCCGGCAGGTGCTGCCGAACCTCGCGGGGCCGCTCGTCGTGCAGGCCGCCGTCTACATGGGCGCGGCGATCGGCGTGGAGTCGGCGCTGAGCTTCCTCGGCCTCGGGCTGGAGGCGAGCGAGCCGAGCTGGGGCGGGATGCTCAGCGTCGCCGCGGCCGAGCAGGCGCGGCAGCCGTTCCTGCCGTTCCCGCCCGGCCTGGCGATCGTCGCGACCGTGCTGGCATTCAACTTCGTCAGCGACGGCATCGGCGACGCGCTGGCGGGCGGCCGCGGCCACGCGAAGCCCGCCCGGCGCGGCCGTCCCCGCAAGGACGTCCCGAAGCCCGCCGTCGCGAAGCCCGCCCCGGCGGACGCCGCCGTGGACGCGACCGTCGAGGCCGGCGCCGTCCCCGTCCTGGAGGTCCGGGACGTGACGGTCGAGCTGGAGCGGTCCGGGACGGAGCCCGTGCCGCTGGTGCGGGACGCCCGGCTCATGGTGGGCCGCGCCGAGGTGGTGGGGCTGGTCGGCGAGTCCGGTTCCGGGAAGTCGATGCTCGCCCGCGCGGTGCTCGGCCTCCTGCCGCCCGCGACGCGGCTCGCCGCCGGCTCGGTGCGGCTGGAGGGCCGGGAGATCGCCGGGATGCCCGAGAAGGCGCTGCGGGACGTCCGCGGACGCGGCGTCTCCGTCGTGTTCCAGGACCCGATGACCGCCCTGTCGCCCGTCCACACGATCGGACGGCAGCTCGGCGAGCCGCTGCGCGTCCACTTCGGCATGTCGAAGGCCGCCGCCCGCGTCCGGGCCGCCGAGCTGCTGCACCGCGTCGGCGTCGAGAACCCGAAGGGGCGCCTCGGCGACTACCCGCACCAGTTCTCCGGCGGTATGGCCCAGCGGGTGGCGATCGCGATCGCGCTCGCGGCGCAGCCGCGGCTGCTGATCGCCGACGAGGCCACGTCGGCCCTCGACGTGACCACCCAGAGCCAGGTCATCGACCTGCTGCTCGGCCTGCGCGACGAGCTCGACATGGCGATCCTCATGATCACCCACGATCTCGGCGTCGTCGCCGAGAGCTGCGACCGGGCCGCGGTGATGTACGCGGGCGAGATCGTCGAGACCGGCGCGGTGCGGGAGCTGTTCGACCGGCCGCGGCACCCCTACACCGCGGCGCTGCTGGCCGCCGACCCGTCCGGTGAGGCCGAGGTCGACCGGCTGCCGACGATCCCCGGCGGCGTCCCGCTCGCGGGCGAGTGGCCGGCCGGATGCCATTTCGCGAACCGCTGCGCGTTCGCGCGGGAGGACTGCATGACACGACCCGTCCCGATCGTCGGCGACGTGCGCTGCCTGCGCGCGGAAGAGCTCACCCTGGAGGTGGCGGAACGGTGA
- a CDS encoding VOC family protein encodes MSNKPRYIHHVNFPTTDVERTKEWYSKVFGLKHIPAKSNTKVLLMTRGNFDLHFTPVEEMDRMAPYHFAIEVDDWDEFLAHLKELGIRHTRPIERPENQSKFCYIHDPDHTMIELVYHGKRPE; translated from the coding sequence ATGAGCAACAAGCCCCGCTACATCCATCACGTGAACTTCCCGACGACCGACGTCGAGCGGACCAAGGAATGGTATTCCAAGGTCTTCGGGCTCAAGCACATCCCGGCCAAGAGCAACACCAAGGTGCTGCTGATGACGCGCGGGAACTTCGACCTGCACTTCACCCCGGTCGAGGAGATGGACCGGATGGCGCCCTACCACTTCGCCATCGAGGTGGACGACTGGGACGAGTTCCTCGCGCACCTGAAGGAGCTGGGCATCCGGCACACCCGGCCGATCGAGCGGCCGGAGAACCAGTCGAAGTTCTGCTACATCCACGACCCCGACCACACGATGATCGAGCTCGTGTACCACGGCAAGCGCCCCGAATGA
- a CDS encoding oligopeptide/dipeptide ABC transporter ATP-binding protein, with protein sequence MKDTGERLLDVRDLTVGYEAGRAMQWRKEAVNAVDSVSFDLRPGETLGLVGESGSGKSTIGRALLRLVDVTGGTIDFDGLDVTALGRRTPLTYRRAVQAVFQDPMSSLNPRHAVSQAVTVPLRRHGIGDRAARDAAAAEAFERVGLSRAHLGRRPAELSGGQRQRVAIARALALEPRLVVCDEAVSALDVSTQSQIINLLADLRESTGMSYLFIAHDLRVVRHISHRIAVLHAGRLVEFAPVRTLFDAPKHPYTRALLAASPSPHPDGRERRRSRRENYEPNRSGEPIVRGAAGCPFRGRCARVMDVCHTTTPVLRERADGSRVACHLYEGDGGEGADGAKGAPVHLGQKIHKGRSSSPA encoded by the coding sequence GTGAAGGACACCGGAGAGCGGCTCCTGGACGTCCGCGACCTCACGGTCGGCTACGAGGCGGGCCGCGCGATGCAGTGGCGCAAGGAGGCGGTGAACGCCGTCGACTCCGTCAGCTTCGACCTGCGGCCTGGCGAGACGCTCGGCTTGGTCGGCGAGTCGGGGTCGGGCAAGAGCACGATCGGACGGGCGCTGCTGCGGCTCGTCGACGTCACCGGCGGCACGATCGACTTCGACGGGCTGGACGTGACGGCGCTCGGCCGCCGCACCCCGCTGACGTACCGGCGCGCCGTCCAGGCGGTGTTCCAGGACCCGATGTCCTCGCTCAACCCGCGGCACGCCGTGTCGCAGGCGGTGACGGTGCCGCTGCGGCGGCACGGGATCGGCGACCGGGCGGCGCGCGACGCCGCGGCGGCCGAGGCGTTCGAGCGGGTCGGGCTGTCGCGGGCGCACCTGGGCCGGCGTCCGGCGGAGCTGTCCGGCGGGCAGCGGCAGCGGGTCGCGATCGCGCGGGCGCTCGCCCTCGAACCGCGGCTGGTGGTGTGCGACGAGGCGGTCAGCGCGCTCGACGTGTCGACGCAGAGCCAGATCATCAACCTGCTCGCCGACCTGCGGGAGTCGACGGGCATGAGCTACCTGTTCATCGCGCACGACCTCCGCGTGGTGCGGCACATCTCGCACCGCATCGCCGTCCTGCACGCCGGCCGGCTCGTGGAGTTCGCGCCGGTTCGCACCCTGTTCGACGCGCCGAAGCACCCGTACACGCGCGCGCTGCTCGCCGCGAGCCCCTCGCCGCATCCCGACGGGCGGGAGCGCCGCCGGTCGCGGCGGGAGAACTACGAGCCGAACCGGAGCGGGGAGCCGATCGTCCGGGGGGCGGCGGGCTGTCCGTTCCGCGGCCGCTGCGCCCGGGTCATGGACGTCTGCCACACGACCACGCCCGTGCTGCGGGAGCGCGCGGACGGCAGCCGCGTCGCCTGCCACCTGTACGAGGGGGACGGCGGGGAAGGCGCGGACGGGGCGAAGGGGGCTCCCGTCCATCTCGGGCAGAAGATCCACAAGGGCCGGTCGTCCTCGCCCGCCTGA
- a CDS encoding GlcG/HbpS family heme-binding protein, whose translation MKLTQAQAEEIVSGALERGAILGKALSIAIVDAGGFAVLIKRSDGARPLTPSIAMSKAYTAAVMERPSNMLKNWAESNPGFFAQLSTMGTHPIVATDGGVTIKRDGEIIGGLGVSGGTPAEDQKVCDEVLAELGYELEFPAWGTGAPRK comes from the coding sequence ATGAAACTTACCCAGGCACAGGCCGAGGAGATCGTCTCCGGCGCGCTCGAGCGCGGCGCGATCCTCGGCAAGGCGCTCAGCATCGCGATCGTGGACGCCGGCGGCTTCGCCGTGCTGATCAAGCGTTCGGACGGCGCCCGCCCGCTCACCCCCAGCATCGCCATGAGCAAGGCGTACACCGCGGCGGTGATGGAGCGGCCCAGCAACATGCTGAAGAACTGGGCCGAGAGCAACCCGGGCTTCTTCGCCCAGCTGTCGACGATGGGCACGCACCCCATCGTCGCGACGGACGGCGGCGTCACCATCAAGCGCGACGGGGAGATCATCGGCGGGCTCGGCGTCTCCGGCGGCACCCCCGCCGAGGACCAGAAGGTCTGCGACGAGGTACTCGCCGAGCTGGGCTACGAGCTGGAGTTCCCCGCGTGGGGCACCGGCGCCCCCAGGAAGTAG
- a CDS encoding ABC transporter permease: MRKLIAYRLVLAVPQLAAVSLLVFALTYLVPGSPAGAMLGAGATPERIREVEAQLGLDRPAFERMGDWFGHALGGDLGVSYTSSLPVTDLIVQRMPATLSLAFGGMVVALILGIGLGAIAGMRPGHTDRAIGAGTSVGLAIPEFWFGLILSLLFAIKLGWVPVVAYTPFTENPLAWLRGLILPSLALGIPAAALIARQTRGAMVQALASPYIDTLTAAGVPRRTIVLRYALKNAMVPVLATAGLTFRILFGSSFVVEAVFAFPGAGNLLLTSVVAKDFPVIQGGVLVIALLVIALNLLIDVGYGLLDPKVRPQ, from the coding sequence ATGAGGAAGCTCATCGCGTACCGCCTCGTCCTCGCCGTGCCGCAGCTCGCGGCCGTCTCGCTCCTCGTCTTCGCATTGACGTACCTCGTTCCCGGCAGCCCCGCGGGGGCCATGCTCGGCGCCGGCGCCACCCCGGAACGGATCCGGGAGGTCGAGGCGCAGCTCGGCCTCGACCGCCCCGCCTTCGAGCGGATGGGCGACTGGTTCGGGCACGCGCTCGGCGGCGACCTCGGCGTGTCCTACACGTCGTCGCTGCCGGTCACCGACCTGATCGTGCAGCGCATGCCCGCCACCCTCTCGCTGGCCTTCGGCGGCATGGTCGTCGCGCTGATCCTCGGGATCGGCCTCGGCGCGATCGCCGGCATGCGGCCCGGCCACACCGACCGTGCGATCGGCGCGGGCACGTCCGTGGGGCTGGCCATCCCGGAGTTCTGGTTCGGGCTGATCCTGTCCCTCCTGTTCGCCATCAAGCTCGGGTGGGTGCCCGTCGTCGCCTACACGCCGTTCACCGAGAACCCGCTCGCGTGGCTGCGGGGGCTGATCCTGCCGTCGCTCGCGCTCGGCATCCCGGCGGCGGCGCTGATCGCCCGGCAGACGCGCGGCGCGATGGTGCAGGCGCTCGCCTCCCCCTACATCGACACCCTGACCGCCGCGGGCGTGCCGCGCCGGACGATCGTCCTGCGCTACGCCCTCAAGAACGCGATGGTGCCGGTGCTGGCGACCGCCGGGCTGACCTTCCGCATCCTGTTCGGCAGCAGCTTCGTCGTCGAGGCCGTCTTCGCGTTCCCCGGCGCCGGGAACCTGCTGCTGACCAGCGTGGTCGCCAAGGACTTCCCCGTCATCCAGGGCGGGGTCCTGGTGATCGCGCTGCTCGTCATCGCCCTGAACCTGCTCATCGACGTCGGTTACGGGCTGCTCGATCCGAAGGTGCGTCCCCAATGA
- a CDS encoding ABC transporter substrate-binding protein has protein sequence MAAVAMALTGCSGGSGGGSGGAASDTLAVNWGGFPDSWAPGAEMEAGYMRVPYENLVALDRQGEISPVLATEWEQTDEALTLELRQGVVFHDGTAFNAEAVKVNLETIQKSKGPYAGPLKVIESIDAVDEHTVRLNLSEPTPSLLTTLSTRATPMASPKAIAAGTIAQQPVGTGPWAYDPDASTRGTRMTFTSFPKYWGGPASVGFKTIELYAIPDDNAAAGALSSGQVAITDVERSQLSRLKGTPGIESLAYPAIRNNPMFFDRGPGGVFEDVKVRRAACYALDTAALAKVEPDFKPRAQHFAEGEVGYNAEIAGYKHDLAQAKRLYEEAGSPPVEATVLAAPFTEKQNQVYASQLAKLGMRIKVQVAPPPQFFSTWNGGKYALGLGSNDELTAYDWYKAWFAEDAPGNPSGVESEALKKAAGEAIAAGTSPEAARLWGEVTRIVSEEALTCGHVAGEETIAWQSGKVEGVEAPPQPWETNMVNYRDLRPKGE, from the coding sequence ATGGCCGCGGTCGCCATGGCGCTCACGGGGTGCTCGGGCGGCTCCGGGGGCGGTTCGGGCGGCGCCGCGTCGGACACGCTCGCCGTGAACTGGGGCGGCTTCCCCGACAGCTGGGCGCCGGGCGCCGAGATGGAGGCCGGCTACATGCGCGTGCCCTACGAGAACCTCGTCGCGCTCGACCGGCAGGGCGAGATCTCGCCGGTGCTCGCCACCGAGTGGGAGCAGACCGACGAGGCGCTCACGCTCGAGCTCCGCCAGGGCGTCGTCTTCCACGACGGCACCGCGTTCAACGCCGAGGCCGTCAAGGTCAACCTGGAGACGATCCAGAAGAGCAAGGGCCCGTACGCCGGGCCGCTGAAGGTCATCGAGTCGATCGACGCCGTCGACGAGCACACCGTCCGGCTGAACCTGTCCGAGCCCACCCCGTCGCTGCTCACGACGCTGTCGACCCGGGCGACGCCGATGGCGAGCCCGAAGGCGATCGCGGCCGGGACCATCGCGCAGCAGCCGGTCGGCACCGGCCCCTGGGCGTACGACCCGGACGCCTCGACCCGGGGCACGCGGATGACGTTCACGTCCTTCCCCAAGTACTGGGGCGGCCCGGCCAGCGTCGGCTTCAAGACGATCGAGCTCTACGCGATCCCGGACGACAACGCCGCGGCGGGCGCCCTCAGCAGCGGGCAGGTCGCCATCACCGACGTCGAGCGGTCGCAGCTGAGCCGCCTCAAGGGCACCCCCGGCATCGAATCCCTCGCCTACCCCGCGATCCGCAACAACCCGATGTTCTTCGACCGCGGCCCCGGCGGCGTGTTCGAGGACGTCAAGGTGCGTCGGGCCGCCTGCTATGCGCTCGACACCGCGGCGCTCGCCAAGGTCGAGCCCGACTTCAAGCCGCGCGCCCAGCACTTCGCGGAAGGCGAGGTCGGGTACAACGCGGAGATCGCGGGCTACAAGCACGATCTGGCGCAGGCGAAGCGGCTGTACGAGGAGGCGGGCAGCCCGCCCGTGGAGGCGACGGTGCTCGCCGCGCCGTTCACCGAAAAGCAGAACCAGGTGTACGCGTCGCAGCTCGCGAAGCTGGGCATGAGGATCAAGGTGCAGGTCGCGCCGCCGCCGCAGTTCTTCTCGACGTGGAACGGCGGCAAGTACGCGCTCGGGCTGGGCAGCAACGACGAGCTCACCGCCTACGACTGGTACAAGGCGTGGTTCGCCGAGGACGCGCCGGGCAACCCGTCCGGCGTCGAGAGCGAGGCGCTGAAGAAGGCCGCGGGCGAGGCCATCGCCGCGGGCACGTCGCCCGAGGCGGCGCGACTGTGGGGCGAGGTCACCCGCATCGTCTCCGAGGAGGCGCTGACCTGCGGGCACGTCGCGGGAGAGGAGACGATCGCGTGGCAGTCCGGGAAGGTCGAGGGCGTCGAGGCGCCGCCGCAGCCCTGGGAGACGAACATGGTGAACTACCGTGACCTGCGGCCGAAGGGCGAGTAA
- a CDS encoding putative quinol monooxygenase, protein MPYAVIARYRCEPEDAETIREALLRMREHTRREPGNLQYVVHADTEDSAFILYEQYVDRAAFDAHAASGHFAEHILGTVRPKLTGRTVRFGEILP, encoded by the coding sequence ATGCCGTACGCCGTCATCGCCCGTTACCGGTGCGAGCCCGAGGACGCCGAGACCATCAGGGAGGCGCTGCTGCGGATGCGCGAGCACACCCGGCGCGAACCCGGCAATCTGCAGTACGTCGTGCACGCCGACACCGAGGACTCGGCGTTCATCCTGTACGAGCAGTACGTCGACCGGGCGGCGTTCGACGCGCACGCCGCGTCCGGGCACTTCGCCGAGCACATCCTCGGCACGGTGCGCCCGAAACTGACCGGACGGACCGTGCGGTTCGGCGAAATTCTTCCCTGA
- a CDS encoding fumarylacetoacetate hydrolase family protein has protein sequence MRFCRVEIDGRAVWGRVEGDFADGGTVLPLGGSPLADVPTAAGRPIPLASAVLLPPVVPPVFYAVGLNYKGHIEHALAKGYAAADAPTRPEVAYRANNALTGHRSPIVKPAGVEGRFEAEGEVVAVIGRTLRRATYAEAQESVFGWTIGNDVSARAWQHADRSFWRSKNSDTFKPMGPWIETDVDPLVQTTTMRVDGEPRAAFPTGAMIFDPYEYIVETTKYITMRPGDVLWMGADGTCQIEPGQVIDIEISGIGTLSNPVHAEEEERHPR, from the coding sequence ATGCGATTCTGCCGGGTCGAGATCGACGGCCGCGCCGTCTGGGGACGCGTCGAAGGCGACTTCGCGGATGGCGGGACCGTCCTGCCGCTGGGCGGGTCGCCGCTCGCGGACGTCCCGACCGCCGCCGGACGGCCGATCCCGCTGGCCTCGGCCGTCCTGCTGCCGCCCGTCGTCCCGCCGGTGTTCTACGCGGTCGGCCTGAACTACAAGGGCCACATCGAGCACGCCCTCGCGAAGGGCTACGCCGCCGCCGACGCGCCCACCCGGCCGGAGGTGGCCTACCGGGCCAACAACGCCCTCACCGGGCACCGCTCGCCCATCGTCAAGCCCGCGGGCGTCGAGGGACGGTTCGAGGCCGAGGGCGAGGTCGTCGCCGTCATCGGACGGACGCTGCGGCGCGCGACCTACGCGGAGGCGCAGGAGTCGGTCTTCGGCTGGACGATCGGCAACGACGTCAGCGCGCGCGCCTGGCAGCACGCGGACCGCTCGTTCTGGCGCAGCAAGAACAGCGACACGTTCAAGCCGATGGGCCCGTGGATCGAGACCGACGTCGACCCGCTCGTCCAGACGACGACCATGCGCGTCGACGGCGAGCCCCGCGCGGCCTTCCCCACCGGGGCGATGATCTTCGACCCGTACGAGTACATCGTCGAGACCACGAAGTACATCACGATGCGCCCCGGCGACGTCCTGTGGATGGGCGCGGACGGCACCTGCCAGATCGAGCCGGGCCAGGTGATCGACATCGAAATCAGCGGGATCGGCACCCTGTCCAATCCCGTTCACGCCGAAGAAGAGGAAAGGCATCCGCGATGA
- a CDS encoding alpha/beta fold hydrolase, which produces MGVANSDGTSIYYERHGDGPVVVLVHGSGGHHAAWWQQVAALRDAYTVVTVDLRGFGNSDSSMPEFDGQDFPGDIVAVLEKERLTGALLVGQSIGAVAALKAGLSRPDRVGGVVLGHSLGGLDHPELSKLVADDRAEAVKLPVIDRLLSKEFQRNRPDMTFLFQQMGTFNVAKMADLRNLSVNGPSIDDIVASGLEITFLAGERDAVLSTATVRRAHELVERSRLDVVPGAPHSMYWERPDLFNAAVARARESLTQRSATRKATV; this is translated from the coding sequence ATGGGCGTCGCCAATTCTGACGGCACCTCCATCTATTACGAGCGGCACGGCGACGGCCCGGTGGTGGTGCTGGTGCACGGTTCCGGCGGCCACCACGCCGCCTGGTGGCAGCAGGTCGCCGCCCTGCGCGACGCGTACACCGTGGTGACGGTGGACCTGCGGGGCTTCGGCAACTCGGACTCCTCGATGCCGGAGTTCGACGGCCAGGACTTCCCCGGCGACATCGTCGCCGTCCTGGAGAAGGAGCGGCTGACCGGCGCGCTGCTCGTCGGGCAGTCGATCGGCGCGGTCGCCGCGCTGAAGGCCGGGCTGAGCCGTCCCGACCGCGTCGGCGGCGTCGTCCTCGGCCACTCTCTCGGCGGCCTCGACCATCCGGAGCTGTCGAAGCTGGTCGCCGACGACCGGGCCGAGGCGGTGAAGCTCCCCGTCATCGACCGGCTGCTGAGCAAGGAGTTCCAGCGGAACCGCCCGGACATGACGTTCCTGTTCCAGCAGATGGGGACGTTCAACGTGGCCAAGATGGCCGACCTGCGGAACCTGTCGGTGAACGGGCCGAGCATCGACGACATCGTCGCGTCCGGTCTCGAGATCACGTTCCTGGCAGGGGAGCGGGACGCCGTGTTGAGCACCGCGACCGTCCGGCGGGCCCACGAGCTCGTCGAGCGCTCCCGGCTGGACGTCGTCCCCGGCGCCCCGCACTCCATGTACTGGGAGCGGCCGGACCTGTTCAACGCCGCCGTCGCCCGCGCCCGCGAATCCCTGACCCAGCGTTCCGCCACCCGGAAGGCCACCGTATGA